Proteins from one Natrinema salinisoli genomic window:
- a CDS encoding DUF5815 family protein yields the protein MVEPTAPGSGDGDRLELPCGEPVDPHEIDLGMREYSCPCGDTHAVVTDVHPPSRFFPESLVAILQETIDTDDEFEQFGTPHLMGVVLEEFPEDVVVHDASDDGAVGYTLLWMTEFDARRLHEIVVELVVELMEHAISHADDDTAVSEFESQMLEFDVAEFVEQYRREREFESEHDQPI from the coding sequence ATGGTAGAACCCACCGCCCCGGGTTCCGGCGACGGTGATCGACTCGAGCTTCCCTGTGGGGAGCCCGTCGATCCCCACGAGATCGATCTGGGGATGCGCGAGTATTCCTGTCCCTGCGGCGACACCCACGCGGTCGTGACGGACGTCCACCCGCCCTCGCGCTTTTTCCCGGAATCGCTCGTCGCCATCCTGCAGGAGACGATCGACACCGACGACGAGTTCGAACAGTTCGGGACGCCCCACCTGATGGGGGTCGTCCTCGAGGAGTTCCCCGAGGACGTCGTCGTCCACGACGCGAGCGACGACGGTGCGGTCGGCTACACGCTGTTGTGGATGACCGAGTTCGATGCCAGACGGCTCCACGAGATCGTCGTCGAACTCGTCGTCGAACTCATGGAGCACGCGATCAGTCACGCCGACGACGACACCGCCGTCTCGGAGTTCGAGTCGCAGATGCTCGAGTTCGACGTCGCGGAGTTCGTCGAGCAGTACCGACGAGAACGAGAGTTCGAGAGCGAGCACGACCAGCCGATCTAG
- a CDS encoding DUF7124 domain-containing protein: MNGDSDMTLAFELEALKEVASPERVFEDARGWTEYIGVVSEKPTYVVTNFTRKNRIRQDFFSGPRGKAESLEGVKDQFDTGRYVYIGASEEDEQLADEVGWEYLAVEDAAEAADWILATHADEDEDDAEQVRDDWP, encoded by the coding sequence ATGAACGGCGACAGCGACATGACGCTGGCGTTCGAACTCGAGGCGCTCAAAGAGGTCGCCTCGCCCGAGCGCGTGTTCGAGGACGCCAGAGGCTGGACCGAGTACATCGGCGTCGTCTCCGAGAAACCGACCTACGTCGTGACGAACTTCACGCGGAAGAACCGCATCCGACAGGATTTCTTCTCCGGCCCGCGCGGAAAAGCGGAGAGCCTCGAAGGCGTCAAAGACCAGTTCGACACCGGCCGCTACGTCTACATCGGGGCCAGCGAGGAGGACGAACAACTGGCCGACGAGGTCGGGTGGGAGTATCTCGCCGTCGAGGACGCTGCCGAGGCGGCCGACTGGATCCTGGCGACCCACGCCGACGAGGACGAGGACGACGCGGAGCAGGTTCGCGACGACTGGCCGTAA
- a CDS encoding NAD(P)/FAD-dependent oxidoreductase, which yields MTQYVIIGDGISGSSAAETLREEDPDAKITVITDEGEPLYNRILIKEHAKGKLPEAPISIHDEDWYADRDIELSLNTYVTSVDTDGKVVHTHESGEIPYDKLLVATGGTPTQLPVDNSDADGIHHFWTFEDARGIREHAERADKGVIVGAGLLGIDFAAVCGAQGIEADYLMRGDRWWRYALSKDGAEIMHEGMREVGVEPVFDSGVDHFEVDDDNHVTAAVDPNGDRYECDFVGAAIGLTFNTEFLRGAGIEQDNGIVVDEYMQTNVEDVYAAGDLTQFYDVLLGEQGQNGSWGSAKEQGRVAAVNMAADEEAEGFQWVSSYSITHFDFPFLSFGHPTLGDEHAERRYSDTEWRRIAFKDGKIVGGVLIGDLSPQSKFKQLMREQRVVADQADVLLEQSVDLDELAPPQEQ from the coding sequence ATGACTCAGTACGTCATCATCGGTGACGGGATCTCGGGTAGTTCGGCAGCCGAGACCCTCCGGGAGGAAGACCCGGATGCGAAGATTACCGTCATCACCGATGAGGGGGAGCCACTGTATAATCGGATTCTCATCAAGGAACACGCGAAGGGAAAACTGCCCGAAGCACCGATATCGATCCACGACGAGGACTGGTACGCGGACCGAGATATCGAACTCTCGCTGAACACCTACGTAACGAGCGTCGACACCGACGGGAAGGTCGTACACACACACGAAAGCGGCGAAATACCCTACGACAAACTGCTCGTCGCGACCGGCGGGACGCCGACACAGTTGCCGGTCGACAACAGCGATGCTGACGGTATTCACCACTTCTGGACGTTCGAAGACGCCCGCGGAATTCGCGAGCACGCGGAACGCGCGGACAAGGGGGTCATCGTCGGTGCCGGTCTGCTCGGCATCGACTTCGCGGCCGTCTGTGGCGCACAGGGTATCGAAGCCGACTACCTGATGCGTGGCGACCGATGGTGGCGATACGCGCTCTCGAAGGACGGTGCGGAGATCATGCACGAGGGTATGCGGGAGGTCGGCGTCGAGCCCGTCTTCGACAGCGGCGTCGATCACTTCGAGGTCGACGACGATAATCACGTTACCGCCGCGGTCGATCCCAACGGCGATCGCTACGAGTGTGACTTCGTCGGAGCCGCCATCGGTCTCACCTTCAACACCGAGTTCCTCCGTGGAGCCGGTATCGAGCAGGACAACGGGATCGTCGTCGACGAGTACATGCAGACGAACGTCGAGGACGTCTACGCGGCGGGCGATCTCACCCAGTTCTACGACGTCCTGCTCGGCGAACAGGGCCAGAACGGCTCGTGGGGCTCGGCCAAGGAACAGGGCCGCGTCGCCGCAGTCAACATGGCGGCCGACGAGGAAGCCGAAGGGTTCCAGTGGGTCTCTTCCTACTCCATTACTCACTTCGACTTCCCTTTCCTCTCCTTCGGTCATCCGACCCTCGGCGACGAACACGCCGAGCGCCGCTACAGCGACACCGAGTGGCGACGCATCGCGTTCAAGGACGGCAAGATCGTCGGCGGCGTTCTCATCGGCGATCTCTCGCCCCAGAGCAAGTTCAAACAGCTGATGCGCGAACAGCGCGTCGTCGCCGATCAGGCCGACGTCCTGCTCGAACAGTCCGTCGACCTGGACGAACTCGCACCGCCCCAGGAACAGTAG
- a CDS encoding DUF6149 family protein has protein sequence MKLRQNAKHFAYRKSLETPGIRSVAKSGLVRLHTKIFTGKADPAHADDRKAHLDGLFDATMDAYLRALQEGYSEAEAREITHIQANFDFYNHGWTEMMEFPADELEEHYDRYGEFFDRWDVTIADPLGQFAPPEGLPEAPSTPEKLEDPDHPHAEGGFADDVYVETDDGELVVGGRESADSD, from the coding sequence ATGAAACTCCGTCAGAACGCGAAACACTTCGCCTATCGGAAGTCCCTCGAGACGCCGGGCATCCGCTCGGTCGCCAAGTCGGGACTCGTGCGACTGCACACCAAGATCTTCACCGGCAAGGCCGATCCGGCCCACGCCGACGACCGCAAAGCCCATCTCGACGGGCTCTTCGACGCGACGATGGACGCCTACCTGCGGGCGCTTCAGGAAGGCTACTCCGAGGCCGAGGCCCGCGAGATCACGCACATTCAGGCCAACTTCGACTTCTACAACCACGGCTGGACCGAGATGATGGAGTTCCCGGCGGACGAACTCGAGGAGCACTACGACCGCTACGGCGAGTTCTTCGACCGCTGGGACGTCACGATCGCCGACCCGCTCGGCCAGTTCGCGCCGCCGGAAGGGCTTCCCGAGGCACCCTCGACTCCCGAAAAACTCGAGGATCCCGACCATCCCCACGCGGAGGGCGGCTTCGCCGACGACGTCTACGTCGAAACGGACGACGGCGAGCTCGTGGTCGGTGGTCGCGAATCGGCCGACTCCGACTGA
- a CDS encoding ABC transporter substrate-binding protein, producing the protein MTERGSHSGNPNSASVSDGRPNAVNRRAILKTGVGGATAISFAGCLGASGSIVGSNDGDPPITVGALAPDPASDFIGRSMIRGAQVAVQELNEQGGIDGRDVELVVGDTNGSPLEARRQYQRLILEEGADVTVGVFASEALMNIMDDIAEQETIHLTSGAATTAASRLVKEQYEDYKYHFRAGPNNDYDLGRMQVDFVDDMAADMGWNSIAVLAEDYEWTEQPWNVYQSQLADTGIDIAVERRYPPATDDFSTIYDEVEEQGADAAFITTAHTGTAALLDWVTPEPRPFAFGGIHVPMQLPSYYEATNGACRYGITQSSATAQSTRTEKTQQFVQRYQDTFNGSNPVYTGYHSYDAVAMFAEAVRTTGTLDSEELVGALEGMSFTGSSGTVEFYGRDHDYPHDLVYNRDDPDVVYLQWQENEDGEGVQEIIWPESQATAEYAKPPWI; encoded by the coding sequence ATGACTGAACGTGGGTCTCATAGCGGGAATCCGAATTCGGCGTCGGTTTCCGACGGACGACCGAATGCGGTGAATCGGCGCGCGATTCTCAAAACGGGGGTCGGGGGAGCGACCGCGATTTCGTTCGCGGGCTGTCTCGGGGCTTCCGGATCGATTGTTGGGTCCAACGACGGTGACCCGCCGATCACGGTCGGAGCGCTGGCTCCCGATCCCGCCAGCGACTTCATCGGCCGGTCGATGATACGCGGGGCGCAGGTCGCAGTCCAGGAACTCAATGAACAGGGCGGAATCGACGGCAGAGATGTCGAACTGGTCGTCGGGGACACGAACGGGAGTCCCCTCGAGGCCCGTCGCCAATACCAGCGGCTCATCCTCGAGGAAGGGGCCGACGTCACGGTGGGCGTCTTCGCCAGCGAGGCGCTCATGAACATCATGGACGACATCGCCGAACAGGAGACGATCCATCTCACGTCCGGCGCGGCGACGACGGCGGCGAGCCGACTGGTGAAAGAGCAGTACGAGGACTACAAGTACCACTTCCGTGCGGGGCCGAACAACGACTACGACCTCGGTCGGATGCAGGTGGACTTCGTGGACGATATGGCCGCCGACATGGGCTGGAACTCTATTGCCGTCCTCGCGGAGGACTACGAGTGGACCGAACAACCGTGGAACGTGTACCAGAGTCAGCTCGCTGATACGGGGATCGATATCGCCGTGGAACGGCGATATCCGCCGGCAACGGACGATTTTTCGACGATTTACGACGAAGTCGAGGAGCAGGGAGCGGATGCGGCCTTTATCACGACTGCCCACACCGGGACGGCCGCGCTGCTGGACTGGGTTACCCCCGAGCCGCGGCCGTTCGCCTTCGGCGGGATCCACGTCCCGATGCAGCTCCCGTCGTACTACGAGGCGACGAACGGCGCCTGCCGGTACGGAATCACTCAGAGCAGCGCGACGGCACAGAGTACGCGTACTGAGAAGACTCAACAGTTCGTGCAGAGATATCAAGACACCTTCAACGGATCGAATCCCGTCTACACGGGCTATCACTCGTACGATGCGGTCGCCATGTTCGCCGAGGCCGTCAGAACCACTGGCACGCTCGATTCCGAGGAACTCGTCGGGGCCCTCGAGGGCATGAGCTTCACCGGTAGTTCCGGAACAGTCGAGTTCTACGGCCGGGACCACGACTATCCCCATGACCTCGTGTACAACCGTGACGATCCCGACGTCGTCTACTTGCAGTGGCAGGAAAACGAAGACGGCGAGGGAGTACAGGAGATCATCTGGCCCGAATCGCAGGCGACGGCGGAGTACGCCAAACCGCCCTGGATCTGA
- a CDS encoding ABC transporter substrate-binding protein, with protein sequence MDDADHGYGGSETPSTVDRRGLDRRQILKTTAGSAAGLSVAGCLGTAGSIVDGDDVDPVTIGVLAPNPDSNSTGRSIVRGAQLAVDQLNERDGRVRGRDVELVVGDTNGSPLEARRQYQRLILEEGADVTVGVSTSEALVALMDDIAEQETVHLTVGSATTTASQMVQESYDDYKYHFRAGPVNGANLAQAQIDFLTEKGADIGWDSIAVLAEDYAWTDGLWQFYQANLPDTEIDVELWQRYPPATDDFSDLYTEVEDSNADAAFISTAHTGTAALQDWGPAERNFEFGGIHVPMQLPSYYGLTDGACEYAVGYASATPTADLTPKTSEFVSTYREENGGSSPVYTGYIAFDAVNVFADAVERGQTLDSEDLIEPLEATEFTGTTGNIQFHDREHDHAHDVIYGEDHVHPVYFQWQENDAGEGVQEVIWPDKHAADDAEYLTPDWL encoded by the coding sequence ATGGACGATGCCGATCACGGATACGGCGGCAGCGAAACCCCTTCAACGGTCGATCGACGGGGGCTCGATCGACGCCAGATACTCAAAACCACCGCGGGTAGTGCCGCCGGTCTCTCGGTGGCGGGGTGTCTCGGAACCGCCGGATCGATCGTCGACGGCGACGACGTCGATCCGGTGACGATCGGCGTTCTCGCACCGAACCCGGACAGCAATTCGACCGGTCGCTCGATCGTGCGGGGTGCTCAACTCGCCGTCGACCAGCTCAACGAGAGGGACGGCCGCGTCCGGGGCCGGGACGTCGAACTGGTCGTCGGGGACACGAACGGGAGTCCCCTCGAGGCGCGACGCCAGTATCAGCGGCTCATCCTCGAGGAGGGTGCCGACGTCACCGTCGGCGTTTCCACGAGCGAGGCGCTCGTGGCGCTGATGGACGACATTGCCGAACAGGAGACGGTTCATCTCACGGTCGGCTCGGCGACGACGACGGCGAGTCAGATGGTCCAGGAGTCCTACGACGACTACAAGTATCATTTCCGGGCCGGTCCGGTCAACGGTGCGAACCTCGCGCAGGCACAGATCGACTTCCTGACCGAGAAGGGTGCGGATATCGGCTGGGACTCCATCGCCGTCCTCGCCGAGGACTACGCCTGGACCGACGGGCTGTGGCAGTTCTACCAGGCGAATCTTCCCGACACCGAGATCGACGTCGAGCTGTGGCAGCGGTATCCACCGGCGACCGACGACTTCTCCGATCTCTACACCGAGGTCGAGGACTCGAACGCCGACGCGGCGTTCATTTCGACCGCGCACACCGGAACCGCCGCGCTACAGGATTGGGGGCCGGCCGAGCGGAATTTCGAGTTCGGAGGCATTCACGTTCCGATGCAGCTCCCGTCGTATTACGGACTGACCGACGGTGCTTGCGAGTACGCCGTCGGCTACGCCAGCGCGACGCCGACCGCGGATCTGACGCCCAAAACGTCGGAGTTCGTCTCGACGTATCGCGAGGAGAACGGCGGATCCAGCCCGGTCTACACCGGGTACATCGCCTTCGACGCGGTCAACGTGTTCGCCGACGCGGTCGAGCGCGGGCAGACCCTCGACTCCGAGGACTTGATCGAGCCGCTCGAGGCGACCGAGTTCACCGGCACCACCGGGAACATCCAGTTCCATGATCGAGAGCACGACCACGCCCACGACGTCATCTACGGCGAGGACCACGTCCACCCGGTATACTTCCAGTGGCAGGAAAACGACGCGGGCGAAGGGGTCCAGGAAGTCATCTGGCCCGACAAACACGCAGCTGACGACGCCGAGTATCTGACTCCGGACTGGTTGTAG
- a CDS encoding methyl-accepting chemotaxis protein, giving the protein MDFVRRLVPTAIRRRYAVKFGIALLILGLSVGLIGYGATGAISNQVEDRVQNDHAAAAGQEAQSLQMWNEQNEHTIGTIARSDVVASDDPAAIQNRFLDWKEHLDADTFDISYVDVENETVTASTNEEFRDASTSDLENVPTDAYSGASTNVPWVSDAYLADGEFGQDTTVITYVQLSPENEDRAIVYTANLEAYANQLQDDEGVTTMVVDGDDEIMLDNAGYGGEGHHGDGHQDGSDGHEHTTLGLAYEDTNGLLQDARTEGATTRQVSASSLAFGDDPYNFQSGEHDDYVASSARVLGTDWVVVSHEPSSQALGYVQGIQQYGIYATILGILMIGAVGAVLGRNTAVSIDRLTDKASQMEEGNLDVDLETKRIDNIGRLYDGFDSMRVALREQIEEAEAAREEAERERERVQEINDHLQEKAAEYCAVMGDAADGDLTARANVESDNEQMQQIGEDFNEMLDEIEQTIAELNRFATDVATASEQVTASSEEVRSASQQVTESIQEISDGADRQNESLQSVNQEMSGLSTTTEEIAASSNEVADIAERTVDTGKEGQEAAQAAITAMDEIEDEAGDAVTEMRRLEEEVQQIDELINTISEIARQTNMLALNANIEASRSAGGSEDEGFSVVAKEVKALSEDVADAADEAEDRLEAIRERTEQSAAEVEGTSTDIENASEQVQDAVNALEQIAELAQETNVGVQEISAATEEQAASTQEVVAMVDDAATISEETTSEAENVAAAAEEQTTALTEVTKSASSLSEQASQLSEALDRFDTDIDQADIQLEETFDADVEATGSQFEIDSDADAADQDGGITFDADADTDQDDSADTLTFEDEPDDDALEGEDSSAADTAVESQPAGDSVTDSQDDEIGAEEILGIEESEDDASGAAASIEDAETDTTDVIAEAEETDDSAAQPLGPVDDGNEADTDDEPAAQPLGPVGDEDEADADDDSAAEPLGPVDGDEDGTDDADDEPAAQPLGPVDDEDEADVDDDGTDSDDDDGTASDDGTDSDDGTDSDDVFTFGTTNDE; this is encoded by the coding sequence ATGGATTTCGTTCGACGATTGGTGCCGACAGCCATCCGACGCAGGTACGCGGTCAAGTTCGGGATCGCGTTGCTCATACTCGGGTTATCGGTCGGCCTGATCGGATACGGTGCTACGGGGGCAATCTCGAATCAGGTGGAGGATCGCGTTCAGAACGATCACGCGGCTGCAGCGGGCCAGGAAGCCCAGAGTCTGCAGATGTGGAACGAACAGAACGAACACACGATCGGGACGATCGCCAGATCGGACGTCGTCGCCAGCGACGATCCGGCGGCGATCCAGAACCGCTTCCTCGACTGGAAGGAACACCTGGACGCTGACACGTTCGATATCTCCTACGTTGACGTCGAGAACGAGACCGTGACGGCGAGCACGAACGAGGAGTTCCGCGACGCCTCGACCAGCGACCTCGAGAACGTGCCGACCGACGCCTACTCGGGCGCGTCGACGAACGTCCCCTGGGTTTCGGACGCGTACCTCGCGGACGGCGAATTCGGTCAGGACACGACCGTGATCACCTACGTTCAGCTCTCGCCCGAAAACGAGGACCGAGCGATCGTGTACACGGCCAATCTCGAGGCGTACGCGAACCAGCTGCAAGACGACGAGGGCGTCACGACGATGGTCGTCGACGGCGACGACGAGATCATGCTCGACAACGCCGGCTATGGCGGAGAGGGGCATCACGGCGACGGACATCAGGACGGGAGTGACGGTCACGAGCACACCACGCTCGGCCTCGCCTACGAAGACACTAACGGGCTCCTGCAAGACGCCCGTACCGAAGGCGCGACCACGCGACAGGTCTCGGCCTCGTCGCTCGCGTTCGGAGACGACCCGTACAACTTCCAGAGCGGCGAGCACGACGACTACGTCGCGAGTTCGGCGCGCGTCCTGGGTACCGACTGGGTCGTCGTCAGCCACGAACCCTCGAGCCAGGCGCTCGGGTACGTCCAGGGTATCCAGCAGTACGGGATTTACGCGACGATCCTCGGCATTCTCATGATCGGCGCGGTCGGTGCCGTCCTCGGTCGAAACACCGCCGTCTCGATCGACCGACTCACCGACAAGGCCAGCCAGATGGAGGAGGGGAACCTCGACGTCGACCTCGAGACCAAGCGGATCGACAACATCGGCCGGCTCTACGACGGGTTCGACTCGATGCGCGTCGCACTCCGTGAACAGATCGAAGAGGCCGAAGCCGCCCGCGAGGAGGCCGAACGCGAACGCGAGCGCGTGCAGGAAATCAACGATCACCTCCAGGAGAAGGCCGCCGAGTACTGCGCGGTCATGGGCGACGCCGCGGACGGCGACCTCACCGCCCGCGCGAACGTCGAGAGCGACAACGAGCAGATGCAACAGATCGGCGAGGACTTCAACGAGATGCTCGACGAGATCGAGCAGACCATCGCCGAACTCAACCGGTTCGCGACCGACGTCGCGACCGCCTCCGAGCAGGTGACCGCCTCGAGCGAGGAGGTCCGATCTGCCTCGCAGCAGGTCACGGAGTCGATTCAGGAGATTTCCGACGGCGCGGACCGACAGAACGAGTCGCTCCAGTCGGTCAACCAGGAGATGAGCGGGCTCTCGACGACGACGGAAGAGATCGCCGCGTCCTCGAACGAGGTTGCCGACATCGCCGAACGGACCGTCGATACCGGGAAGGAAGGGCAGGAAGCAGCCCAGGCGGCGATCACCGCGATGGACGAGATCGAAGACGAAGCCGGCGACGCCGTCACCGAGATGCGCCGGCTCGAAGAGGAGGTCCAGCAGATCGACGAACTGATCAACACGATTTCCGAGATCGCCCGCCAGACCAACATGCTGGCGCTGAACGCCAACATCGAGGCCTCCCGCTCCGCGGGCGGCAGTGAGGACGAAGGGTTCTCCGTCGTCGCGAAGGAGGTCAAGGCGCTCTCCGAGGACGTCGCCGACGCAGCCGACGAGGCCGAAGACCGGCTCGAGGCGATCCGCGAACGAACCGAGCAGTCCGCCGCCGAGGTCGAGGGAACGAGTACCGACATCGAGAACGCGAGCGAGCAGGTCCAGGACGCGGTGAACGCACTCGAGCAGATCGCCGAACTCGCCCAGGAGACGAACGTGGGCGTCCAGGAGATCTCCGCGGCGACCGAAGAGCAGGCGGCCTCCACGCAGGAGGTCGTCGCGATGGTCGACGACGCGGCGACGATCTCCGAGGAGACGACCTCGGAAGCCGAGAACGTCGCCGCCGCCGCCGAAGAGCAGACCACCGCGCTGACCGAGGTCACGAAGTCCGCCTCGAGCCTCTCCGAACAGGCGTCACAGCTGTCGGAGGCGCTCGACCGGTTCGACACCGACATCGACCAGGCGGACATCCAGCTCGAGGAGACGTTCGACGCGGACGTGGAGGCGACCGGGTCACAGTTCGAAATCGATTCGGACGCCGACGCGGCCGATCAGGATGGCGGAATCACCTTCGACGCGGACGCCGACACCGATCAGGATGACTCGGCGGACACGCTCACGTTCGAGGATGAACCGGACGATGACGCGCTCGAAGGCGAGGATAGTTCGGCCGCGGATACCGCCGTCGAAAGCCAACCGGCCGGTGATTCGGTGACCGACAGTCAGGACGACGAGATCGGTGCGGAAGAGATCCTCGGCATCGAGGAAAGCGAGGACGACGCTTCCGGTGCGGCAGCGTCGATCGAGGACGCCGAAACCGACACGACCGACGTGATCGCGGAGGCCGAGGAAACCGACGACTCGGCGGCCCAACCGCTCGGACCGGTCGACGACGGGAACGAAGCCGACACGGACGACGAACCGGCCGCTCAACCGCTCGGGCCGGTCGGCGACGAGGACGAAGCCGACGCGGACGACGACTCGGCCGCCGAGCCGCTCGGGCCGGTCGATGGCGACGAAGACGGCACTGACGATGCGGACGACGAACCGGCCGCTCAACCGCTCGGACCGGTCGACGACGAGGACGAAGCCGACGTGGATGACGATGGAACCGACAGCGATGACGACGACGGAACCGCCAGTGACGACGGGACCGACAGCGACGACGGGACCGACAGCGACGACGTGTTCACGTTCGGAACGACGAACGACGAGTAG
- a CDS encoding homoserine kinase — translation MLTVRAPATSANLGSGFDVFGLALGTPADVVRVERAPETTITVTGAGSEYIPEDPKKNTVGAVAEALDAPARIRIDKGVRPSSGLGSSAASAAAAAVALNALYDRGRSREELVPVAAEGEALVSGEAHADNVAPSLLGGFTVVTDDNVTQVDASVPVVACLPEISVSTRDARGIVPDSATMDEVVSTVGNAATLTVGMTRDDPELVGKGMTDEIVTPERTKLIDGYEGVREAALEAGATGVTVSGAGPGILAVCHRRDRRAIASAMVDAFDAVGVESRAYQTAIGQGATLYR, via the coding sequence ATGCTTACCGTGCGGGCACCTGCGACGAGTGCGAACCTCGGGAGTGGCTTCGACGTCTTCGGCCTCGCTCTCGGAACGCCCGCCGACGTCGTCCGGGTCGAACGCGCCCCGGAGACGACGATTACGGTGACCGGCGCTGGCAGCGAGTACATCCCGGAAGACCCGAAGAAGAACACCGTCGGCGCGGTCGCGGAGGCGCTCGACGCCCCGGCACGCATCCGGATCGACAAGGGCGTGCGGCCGTCCTCGGGACTGGGATCCTCGGCCGCGAGCGCGGCCGCCGCCGCCGTCGCACTGAACGCCCTCTACGACCGCGGCCGCTCCCGCGAGGAACTCGTCCCCGTCGCCGCGGAGGGCGAGGCGCTCGTCTCCGGAGAAGCACACGCGGACAACGTCGCGCCTTCCCTCCTCGGCGGCTTCACCGTCGTCACCGACGACAACGTCACGCAGGTCGACGCGTCGGTTCCCGTCGTCGCCTGTCTCCCTGAGATCTCCGTGTCGACGCGCGACGCACGCGGCATCGTCCCCGACTCGGCCACCATGGACGAAGTCGTCTCTACGGTTGGCAACGCAGCAACGCTAACCGTGGGCATGACGCGAGACGATCCCGAACTCGTCGGCAAAGGGATGACCGACGAGATCGTCACGCCCGAGCGAACCAAGCTCATCGACGGCTACGAGGGCGTTCGCGAGGCCGCCCTCGAGGCGGGCGCGACGGGCGTGACGGTCAGCGGTGCCGGGCCGGGGATCCTCGCGGTTTGTCACCGGCGTGACCGGCGAGCGATCGCCTCGGCCATGGTCGACGCATTCGACGCGGTCGGCGTCGAGAGTCGGGCGTATCAGACCGCTATCGGGCAGGGCGCGACGCTGTATCGCTGA